A region of Bacillota bacterium DNA encodes the following proteins:
- a CDS encoding SpoIIE family protein phosphatase, translating into MQRVKFKYADSYETERWEVLAIKWTSSFICAFFISRFSLFGQYMPLGISLAAALPLTLPGYLTMCGVVLGMVSITYDPVSIQFISASLVVLGARLLFKSSKDISEFKLFSESLATAVYLTTALASMIGRLGGITDYLLIFIEAVLCFASVRLFKYIISGLKKLKDSVLTDNYIKISIIIGSGIALLSASQISLYGIAPARILAILTVVIASYSTGALGGCTTGIIVGLAYASQDTALVPMAVTLAFSAFVAGAVGRLKKPATAISFVIIFGLLCYYFDKQLIISSLAEASTACLIFLILSSSVLNNISQFMRSILRFNEDSFSESKNPVDFIQNRLASAYETINEMSTIDDTNSSIKEKINVEDISEVFSYAADKVCRRCGLAAFCWGADYSSVMASLNDLVPVLKEKEKLDVSDIGNYFKCKCAKLKEFITAVNSEYEQYKALGKQRSEDEKELIAFKEQYRSFSYLLSELSSDITCASNLRSDISEKVAEYFQSLGIKTLSIASYENKRRMLVVEAVLSNAVNIKQSDIPLLDFLKKLTGKKGFDIYIEKRDDDYYCLITEKEHFEVKINQSACAKTGEEKSGDHVAAFKTHDGKYYIILSDGMGSGEEACSESSFVTTYLERLIKSGISAETAMKMVNTAFCIRNAGDEFATVDMIAIDLYTGKAEIIKAGAAPTFVIRGQKYHTIESGTLPVGMFASSEIRKTELRLNGGDSIIMGSDGVFDPDDDEDILRDIMCTYHDEKESSVSSHIMLEAGRRHIGTKSDDMTVVEIKINKK; encoded by the coding sequence ATGCAGCGGGTTAAGTTTAAATATGCAGATTCTTATGAAACAGAAAGATGGGAAGTTTTGGCCATTAAATGGACAAGCTCTTTCATTTGCGCCTTTTTTATTTCAAGGTTTTCTTTATTTGGGCAATATATGCCGCTCGGTATTTCTCTTGCCGCAGCTCTTCCACTTACGTTACCCGGATATTTGACTATGTGCGGTGTAGTATTAGGTATGGTCAGTATTACATATGATCCTGTCAGCATACAGTTTATTTCTGCATCACTGGTTGTACTGGGTGCGCGCCTGTTATTTAAATCAAGTAAAGACATATCTGAATTTAAGCTGTTTAGCGAATCACTGGCAACTGCTGTATACCTTACAACGGCGCTTGCAAGTATGATTGGCAGGTTAGGGGGGATCACAGACTATTTACTGATCTTTATTGAAGCAGTTTTATGTTTTGCATCAGTTAGACTGTTTAAATATATTATATCAGGGCTTAAAAAATTAAAAGATAGCGTTCTAACAGATAATTATATAAAAATATCTATTATTATTGGTTCTGGCATTGCACTCTTATCAGCTTCACAAATTTCTTTATACGGAATTGCACCAGCAAGAATATTAGCTATACTAACTGTAGTAATAGCGTCGTATTCTACAGGAGCATTGGGAGGATGCACGACAGGTATCATTGTTGGGCTAGCGTATGCGTCACAGGATACAGCGTTGGTGCCAATGGCAGTTACCCTTGCGTTTTCAGCATTTGTTGCTGGAGCGGTAGGAAGGTTGAAAAAACCTGCCACAGCAATTTCTTTTGTAATTATTTTCGGTTTGCTATGCTATTATTTCGATAAACAATTAATAATTTCTTCACTTGCGGAAGCATCTACTGCTTGTCTAATATTTTTAATATTAAGCAGCAGCGTACTCAATAATATCTCTCAGTTTATGCGGAGCATTTTAAGATTTAACGAAGATTCGTTTTCAGAATCTAAAAATCCTGTAGATTTTATTCAAAACAGGTTAGCGAGTGCATATGAAACTATAAATGAAATGAGCACCATAGACGATACGAACAGTAGTATTAAAGAAAAAATAAACGTAGAGGATATATCAGAAGTATTTTCATACGCTGCTGATAAGGTGTGCCGACGCTGTGGCTTGGCTGCGTTTTGCTGGGGGGCAGATTATAGCTCCGTCATGGCTTCATTAAACGACTTAGTGCCGGTTTTAAAAGAAAAAGAGAAGCTTGATGTTTCGGACATAGGGAATTATTTTAAATGTAAATGTGCGAAATTAAAGGAGTTTATTACAGCTGTTAATAGTGAATATGAGCAATACAAAGCTTTGGGCAAACAAAGGTCTGAGGATGAAAAGGAGTTAATAGCATTTAAAGAACAATATAGAAGTTTTTCATATTTACTCAGTGAGTTGTCAAGTGATATCACTTGCGCATCAAATCTACGTTCAGATATAAGTGAAAAGGTTGCAGAGTATTTTCAAAGTCTAGGAATAAAAACACTCAGCATTGCCTCATATGAAAACAAAAGGAGGATGTTGGTTGTTGAAGCGGTTTTGAGTAATGCTGTAAATATTAAACAAAGTGATATTCCGCTTCTTGACTTTTTAAAAAAGTTAACAGGTAAAAAAGGTTTCGATATTTATATTGAAAAGCGCGATGATGATTATTATTGCCTTATTACAGAGAAAGAGCACTTTGAAGTAAAAATAAATCAAAGTGCATGCGCAAAGACAGGGGAAGAAAAATCGGGAGATCATGTTGCAGCTTTTAAAACTCATGACGGAAAATACTATATTATTTTAAGCGATGGAATGGGAAGCGGAGAGGAAGCTTGCAGTGAAAGCAGTTTTGTTACAACATACCTTGAGCGGCTGATAAAAAGCGGAATCTCTGCCGAAACTGCAATGAAAATGGTAAATACAGCTTTTTGTATCAGAAATGCTGGAGATGAGTTTGCAACAGTTGATATGATCGCCATTGATCTTTATACAGGAAAGGCAGAAATTATAAAGGCCGGTGCAGCGCCCACTTTTGTTATCAGGGGGCAGAAATATCATACTATTGAAAGCGGCACTTTGCCTGTAGGAATGTTCGCAAGTTCCGAAATCAGAAAAACTGAGCTCCGTCTAAATGGTGGAGATAGTATTATCATGGGTTCTGACGGAGTATTTGATCCTGATGATGACGAGGATATATTAAGAGACATTATGTGCACATATCATGACGAAAAAGAAAGCAGCGTTTCTTCA
- the rpsD gene encoding 30S ribosomal protein S4, producing MARYTDAVCRLCRREGQKLFLKGDRCYGPKCAVTRRSFAPGQHGKSRKKPSEYGIQLREKQKARRYYGVLEKQFEKYFDMAEKKPGVTGDNLLQILESRIDNVVYRLGLAMSRPEARQLILHGHFTVNGEKVNIPSYLLKEGDVITIKDKSRDSEKIKTIIDVNSNRPIPKWLDIDRNTMQGKVLNLPTRDEIDFDVSEHLIVELYSK from the coding sequence ATGGCAAGATACACAGATGCTGTTTGCCGTCTCTGCAGAAGAGAAGGTCAGAAGCTGTTCTTGAAGGGTGACAGATGCTATGGTCCTAAGTGCGCAGTAACAAGACGTTCTTTCGCACCGGGACAACATGGCAAGAGCAGAAAGAAGCCGTCTGAATACGGCATCCAGCTGAGAGAAAAGCAAAAGGCAAGAAGATATTACGGCGTTTTAGAAAAACAATTTGAGAAATATTTCGATATGGCAGAGAAAAAGCCAGGCGTAACAGGTGACAATCTGCTTCAGATTTTGGAAAGCAGAATAGATAACGTTGTTTACAGGCTTGGACTTGCTATGTCTAGACCAGAGGCACGTCAGCTCATCCTTCATGGACATTTTACTGTTAATGGAGAAAAGGTTAACATTCCTTCTTATTTATTAAAAGAGGGTGATGTTATCACAATCAAAGACAAGAGCCGTGATTCTGAGAAAATTAAAACAATAATTGATGTTAACTCCAATAGACCTATTCCGAAGTGGCTTGATATTGATCGCAACACAATGCAGGGAAAGGTTCTTAACCTTCCAACGAGAGACGAAATTGACTTTGATGTTTCAGAGCATCTGATTGTCGAGCTGTATTCTAAATAA
- the rplQ gene encoding 50S ribosomal protein L17, producing the protein MPGTRKLGVPTDHRRAMLRGMVTFFLETGRIETTVTRAKEVSSIAEKMITLGKENTLHNKRQAMSFITKEDVVKKLFDEIGPKYAERKGGYTRIIKTGPRLGDSAPMAILELVK; encoded by the coding sequence ATGCCCGGAACCCGTAAACTTGGTGTTCCCACCGATCATAGAAGAGCGATGCTTCGTGGAATGGTGACTTTCTTCCTTGAAACCGGAAGAATTGAGACCACTGTTACAAGAGCAAAGGAAGTAAGTTCTATCGCTGAAAAAATGATTACGCTCGGCAAGGAGAACACACTTCATAATAAACGTCAGGCAATGAGCTTTATTACTAAAGAGGATGTAGTTAAAAAACTGTTTGACGAAATAGGTCCTAAATATGCAGAGCGTAAGGGCGGATATACCAGGATAATCAAAACTGGTCCCCGACTTGGTGACTCAGCGCCTATGGCTATTTTAGAACTTGTAAAATAA
- a CDS encoding DNA-directed RNA polymerase subunit alpha encodes MIEIEKPKLEIAEVADDGSYGRFVIEPLEKGYGTTLGNSLRRILLSSLPGYAATSIKIDGVLHEFSTIPGVKEDVTELVLNIKQLIVKLHSDGPKVVYIEAEGEQEVTAADIKCDSEVEIINPDLHIAYLNPEGKLRMEITLNRGRGYVSSERNKQQDQTVIGVIAVDSIYTPVMKVNYTVEPTRVGQSLNFDKLTLELWTNKTIDATSALSLAAKIMSEHLSLFIELSDEAMTAEVLFEKEETKKEKVLEMTIEELDLSVRSFNCLKRAGINTVEDIIQRTEEDMMKVRNLGRKSLEEVIGKLESLGLGLKKDED; translated from the coding sequence ATGATTGAAATAGAAAAGCCTAAACTTGAAATCGCCGAGGTTGCAGATGACGGTTCCTATGGCCGTTTTGTTATTGAACCTTTGGAAAAAGGCTATGGCACAACACTTGGGAACTCTCTGCGTAGAATACTTCTTTCGTCGTTACCGGGTTACGCTGCAACGTCTATTAAGATTGACGGTGTTTTGCATGAATTTTCTACCATACCCGGGGTAAAAGAAGATGTTACTGAGCTCGTTTTAAATATTAAACAGCTCATCGTAAAACTGCATTCCGATGGTCCAAAAGTAGTCTATATTGAGGCTGAAGGTGAACAAGAAGTTACGGCAGCTGATATAAAATGCGATAGTGAAGTTGAGATTATCAATCCCGACCTTCATATTGCTTACCTTAATCCAGAGGGTAAGCTGCGCATGGAGATTACGCTGAACCGTGGCAGAGGTTATGTATCATCTGAGCGCAATAAGCAGCAGGATCAAACTGTTATCGGAGTTATTGCAGTAGATTCCATCTATACGCCTGTTATGAAAGTCAACTATACTGTTGAGCCTACCCGTGTTGGACAGTCACTTAATTTTGATAAGCTTACACTTGAACTTTGGACAAACAAGACGATTGACGCAACATCTGCGCTTTCTCTTGCGGCAAAGATAATGAGTGAGCATTTAAGCTTGTTTATTGAACTTTCAGACGAGGCAATGACGGCAGAAGTACTCTTCGAGAAAGAAGAGACAAAAAAGGAAAAAGTGCTCGAAATGACAATCGAAGAATTGGATCTATCCGTCCGCTCATTCAATTGCCTAAAGAGAGCTGGAATCAACACTGTCGAAGATATTATCCAGAGAACGGAAGAAGATATGATGAAGGTCAGAAACCTTGGTCGCAAATCACTGGAGGAAGTCATCGGCAAATTGGAAAGCTTAGGCCTCGGTCTTAAAAAGGACGAGGATTAA